One Chryseobacterium sp. StRB126 genomic region harbors:
- a CDS encoding MFS transporter, with protein sequence MTAKLSKISLPLKLTFLIFSMVLNCMGLIILQLADNNITYGELGLLESFKDLPIAFISLFAVSFINKTGSKKALIAALAIVGFCSCLLPFIEEFWFYKVWFAIIGACFAIGKICVFGIIRNNISDEKSLAKTMNSVEASFMIGIFVVNTGFGWIISSQYSEFWRFGFLLIAVLSAITIFLLSKIEITESKPSENKSILTELSVFTTPVVALFLAVIFFIVFVEQGFNSWLPSFYKNHLKVNSFFALQATSFLSLFSYAGRTVTANIIRRFSLSTYYITCITLIIALLLTILGLQYFDSEDSRLILFLFPVIGLFLSPLYPVVNSKMIALVDKEKINLFTSLIVIFSSLGSSVSSIIMAILFGKQLLNFYPLYILCSVILLFVISLLYFTVSKRKYRK encoded by the coding sequence ATGACCGCTAAGCTTTCCAAAATTTCTCTTCCTCTTAAATTAACCTTTCTGATTTTTTCAATGGTGCTCAACTGTATGGGGCTTATTATCCTTCAGCTTGCAGACAATAATATCACCTATGGAGAACTTGGACTTCTGGAATCTTTCAAAGATCTCCCCATTGCTTTTATCTCATTATTTGCAGTAAGCTTTATTAATAAAACAGGATCAAAAAAAGCACTGATTGCAGCTTTAGCTATTGTAGGATTCTGCTCCTGCCTTCTTCCGTTTATTGAAGAATTCTGGTTTTATAAAGTATGGTTTGCCATTATTGGAGCCTGCTTTGCCATTGGGAAAATATGTGTGTTTGGGATCATCAGGAATAACATTTCGGATGAGAAGTCTTTGGCTAAAACAATGAACAGCGTGGAAGCTTCTTTTATGATCGGAATTTTTGTGGTGAATACAGGTTTTGGATGGATCATCTCAAGCCAGTATTCCGAATTCTGGAGATTTGGGTTTTTACTAATTGCTGTATTATCTGCCATTACCATATTCCTTCTTTCAAAAATAGAAATAACAGAGTCTAAACCATCGGAAAACAAAAGTATACTCACAGAATTATCAGTATTTACAACCCCTGTGGTTGCTTTGTTTCTTGCGGTAATCTTCTTTATTGTTTTTGTAGAACAGGGGTTCAATTCATGGTTGCCGTCTTTTTATAAGAATCATTTGAAAGTCAATTCATTTTTTGCTCTTCAGGCCACTTCGTTTCTTTCACTTTTTTCGTATGCAGGAAGAACCGTTACAGCCAATATTATCCGTAGGTTTTCATTATCAACATATTATATTACATGCATCACTCTTATCATCGCTTTATTACTTACGATTTTAGGGCTTCAGTATTTTGATTCTGAAGATTCGAGGCTTATTCTCTTTTTGTTTCCGGTTATAGGTTTATTTCTCTCACCGCTATACCCTGTTGTCAATTCAAAAATGATTGCTTTGGTTGATAAAGAAAAGATAAATCTGTTTACCTCTCTTATTGTTATTTTTTCTTCCCTGGGAAGCTCTGTGAGTTCTATTATCATGGCTATACTCTTTGGGAAGCAGCTTTTAAACTTTTATCCATTATATATTTTATGCTCTGTAATTCTTCTTTTTGTGATTAGTTTATTATATTTTACCGTCTCAAAAAGAAAATATAGAAAATAG
- a CDS encoding acyl-CoA dehydrogenase family protein, whose translation MSYYPLTSIPDYYGIDALLTEEHKLIRQSVRDWVESYVMPQIDQAAQNHTDLPGLMRELGKIGALGPYIPVEYGGSGLDQISYGLIMQELERGDSAVRSAASVQSSLVMFPINEFGSEEQKKKYLPKLAAGEMIGSFGLTEPNHGSDPSSMETYFKDMGDHYLLNGAKMWITNSPLCDIAVVWAKNEEGKIQGLIVERGMEGFTTPETHNKWSLRASKTGELVFNDVKVPKENLLPGVTGLKGPLSCLNSARYGISWGVIGAAIDCHCTAVQYSKERKQFGKPIGSYQLQQKKLAEFLTEITKAQLLCLQLGNLKNAHKATPAQISMAKRNNVKMAIDIARESRQILGGMGIMGEFPMMRHAANLESVITYEGTHDVHLLITGLDITGINAF comes from the coding sequence ATGTCATATTATCCTCTTACAAGCATCCCTGATTATTATGGAATTGATGCTTTACTTACTGAAGAACACAAACTGATCCGCCAATCTGTAAGGGATTGGGTTGAAAGTTATGTAATGCCGCAGATTGACCAGGCAGCACAAAATCATACTGATCTTCCTGGCCTTATGAGAGAATTAGGAAAAATCGGGGCATTAGGACCCTATATTCCGGTTGAATATGGAGGTTCCGGATTAGATCAGATTTCTTATGGTCTTATCATGCAGGAATTAGAAAGAGGAGATTCTGCAGTACGTTCTGCTGCTTCAGTACAAAGCTCTTTGGTAATGTTTCCTATTAATGAGTTCGGTTCTGAGGAACAGAAAAAGAAATATCTTCCAAAATTAGCTGCTGGAGAAATGATTGGTTCTTTTGGATTAACCGAGCCTAATCACGGTTCTGATCCAAGTTCTATGGAAACTTACTTCAAGGATATGGGAGACCACTATCTTTTGAATGGTGCAAAAATGTGGATCACCAACTCCCCTCTTTGCGACATTGCTGTAGTATGGGCAAAGAATGAAGAAGGAAAAATACAGGGATTAATTGTTGAAAGAGGAATGGAAGGATTCACTACTCCGGAAACACACAATAAATGGAGCTTGAGAGCTTCCAAAACAGGAGAATTGGTATTTAACGATGTAAAAGTTCCGAAAGAAAACCTACTTCCTGGCGTTACAGGACTGAAAGGACCTTTATCTTGTCTGAACTCTGCCAGATATGGAATTTCCTGGGGAGTAATCGGAGCGGCTATTGACTGTCATTGTACAGCAGTTCAGTATTCCAAAGAAAGAAAGCAGTTTGGTAAACCAATCGGATCTTATCAGCTTCAACAGAAAAAATTAGCTGAATTCTTAACAGAGATTACAAAAGCTCAGTTATTATGTCTTCAGTTAGGAAATCTTAAAAATGCTCATAAAGCAACACCTGCACAGATCTCAATGGCTAAGCGCAACAACGTAAAAATGGCTATTGACATTGCAAGAGAATCAAGACAGATTCTTGGAGGCATGGGTATCATGGGTGAATTCCCAATGATGAGACACGCTGCCAATCTGGAGTCTGTTATTACTTATGAAGGAACTCACGACGTTCATTTGTTAATCACCGGTTTAGATATTACAGGTATCAACGCTTTCTAA
- a CDS encoding T9SS type A sorting domain-containing protein, which produces MKKITTFLLGLTAPFYLAQQAGDLISAEQKLDLTPQGVANFIASNLGEQNAPDFVSYLNGFNVGLKGYKITYYTKNEKNVLVKATGLLMYPNVNMKLSTVVSDHGTTDSRDNVPSNFKGTLTAGFVVELSYVLNGYILMAPDYVGMGDGDGVHPYVDYATESGATIDFVTAANKVLAQQGIKRYDEYFLAGYSQGAHAAMSTLKRLNVSNPGNLKFTYAYMGDGPYDMSETTLKKGVLEKDIYPFSSFLANVLHSCNNTGYKTYTNDISEVISAEYLDKYNYHVVQDNGGLLWGPFIWRKLFTTNFINEVTNNPNHQFRQCLKPKDVYDWYNKTPMTLGHSSVDLAIPPENTSKTIDVQRGYYAWWDLNKYKLDSFYWGPIGHVGGIVPFVLASNAKFNTLRSGGFFNQWAAVGSIFGKQAAEAPILFSSQIKPELGNLQLVEVTDFNKEKISSRTANERNLSSLNDGVYLLKVLENNQEKMLPYIKNTPREVVENEIVQSENNSVLKLKIDENELSAVHIFDENKNLVTTISQGQYQENDGINLKNLNPQKYTFEVVTPYYNLQFNKNLGNSRLENSTDIFAQNKQIKARANNNIKTISIYSISGALLHQQEVNSQQFESRSMEPGVYVVQMTLANGKTINKKVKL; this is translated from the coding sequence ATGAAGAAAATAACAACTTTTTTGTTAGGACTCACTGCACCTTTTTATCTGGCCCAACAGGCAGGAGATCTTATAAGTGCCGAACAAAAACTAGACTTAACTCCACAGGGAGTCGCTAATTTCATCGCCAGCAATCTTGGTGAGCAGAACGCTCCTGATTTTGTAAGTTATCTGAATGGTTTCAATGTAGGTTTAAAAGGATATAAAATAACCTATTACACCAAAAATGAAAAAAATGTTCTTGTAAAAGCAACAGGACTTCTGATGTATCCTAATGTTAATATGAAGCTTTCCACAGTCGTCTCAGACCATGGAACTACCGATAGCAGGGATAACGTTCCTTCTAATTTTAAAGGAACTCTAACCGCAGGATTCGTGGTGGAACTTTCTTATGTACTCAACGGTTATATTTTAATGGCTCCTGACTATGTAGGGATGGGAGACGGAGATGGTGTGCATCCATATGTAGACTATGCAACTGAATCTGGTGCCACTATTGATTTTGTTACAGCCGCCAATAAGGTATTGGCACAACAGGGAATAAAACGCTACGATGAATACTTTCTGGCAGGCTATTCCCAAGGAGCACATGCAGCCATGTCTACTTTAAAAAGATTAAATGTATCAAACCCTGGGAATCTGAAGTTTACATATGCTTATATGGGTGATGGTCCTTATGATATGTCGGAAACCACTTTAAAGAAAGGTGTTTTAGAAAAGGATATTTACCCATTCAGTTCATTTCTTGCCAATGTGCTTCACAGCTGCAATAATACAGGATATAAAACCTATACTAATGATATTTCAGAAGTTATTTCAGCAGAATATCTTGACAAATATAACTATCACGTTGTTCAGGATAATGGCGGTTTACTCTGGGGACCATTCATATGGAGAAAACTATTCACAACCAATTTCATCAATGAAGTAACCAATAACCCCAACCATCAATTCAGACAGTGTCTAAAGCCGAAAGATGTTTATGATTGGTATAATAAAACCCCTATGACATTAGGCCATTCTTCCGTAGACTTAGCTATTCCACCTGAAAATACCTCCAAAACTATTGATGTACAGCGTGGTTATTATGCATGGTGGGATCTGAATAAATACAAACTGGATTCCTTCTACTGGGGACCTATCGGACACGTGGGTGGTATAGTTCCTTTCGTTCTGGCTTCTAATGCCAAATTCAATACCTTAAGAAGTGGTGGTTTTTTTAACCAATGGGCTGCAGTAGGATCTATTTTTGGAAAACAAGCAGCAGAAGCTCCTATCCTATTTTCATCTCAGATAAAACCCGAACTTGGAAATCTGCAGTTGGTTGAAGTTACTGATTTTAATAAAGAGAAAATAAGCAGCAGAACTGCAAATGAACGTAATCTATCTTCTTTAAATGATGGTGTATATCTATTGAAAGTGTTGGAAAACAATCAGGAAAAGATGCTTCCCTACATCAAGAATACTCCTAGAGAGGTGGTGGAAAATGAAATTGTACAATCCGAAAACAATTCAGTTTTAAAATTAAAAATCGATGAGAATGAACTTTCTGCAGTTCATATTTTTGATGAAAATAAAAATCTGGTTACAACCATTTCCCAAGGCCAATATCAGGAAAACGATGGTATCAATCTAAAAAACCTGAATCCTCAGAAATATACGTTCGAAGTCGTTACGCCATATTATAACCTGCAGTTTAATAAGAATCTTGGAAACAGCAGATTGGAAAACAGTACAGATATTTTTGCACAGAACAAACAGATCAAAGCCAGAGCTAATAATAATATTAAAACTATCAGTATATACAGTATTTCCGGAGCTTTGCTTCATCAGCAGGAAGTGAATTCTCAACAATTTGAATCGAGAAGTATGGAACCAGGAGTATATGTAGTACAAATGACTCTTGCTAACGGAAAAACCATCAATAAGAAAGTTAAGCTATAG
- a CDS encoding SusC/RagA family TonB-linked outer membrane protein: MNVRISRNLGVIAVLYFTANFSGQTKKDTLSKENKIDEIVVIGYGTQKKSNVTGAIASIKASDIENIPTGKPEQVLQGRAAGVSVVTNSGQPGAAATVRVRGITSFGAGSNSPLWVVDGIVVDNIGWLNQSDIESIEVLKDGASSAIYGVSAAKGVILVTTKKGKKGKLVLSYNGFYGFSNTAKKLDLLDATQYAKIINEGFVNDGQAPRFANPESFGKGTNWQDTIFGTGEKSSHEVSITGGNDKSSYYTSFGYFDQTGIVMTDISYYKRINARFNSTHKVTDYLTLGQTFAYTHTKSQGVSANEEYGGPLASAVNLDPITPEVVTDWSQVDPGGYTDPYIIRDPNGNPYGISRYVNNEMTNPRAFRAIQQGNYNWSDDFVGNIFAELKFLNHFTFKSSLNGKKSYWGSRTFTPKYYLSPSYRSTSFNSLNKVDENKFEWSMENTLTYQNKFGDHSLSILIGQGVYRYNVSGGASLTYSNLPIDSWQDASFNFDVPQDDITAKGWDGIQTRKASYFGRIIYDYADKYLFTGTIRRDGSSKFATNHHWGTFPSMSVGWNVHKEDFWPENKVINNMKLRGGYGVLGNDEMENFRFASFMVSGSNYTTPGNNIIIGYAPSTLENPNLKWEQTSQLNIAADFKLFNNFTFTADWYKKKTTDILRQINIPGYVGVPNLPWSNVGDMENSGLELELGYKKNWQDFSISVNGNFATIKNKVLRLEDDINYFNLASFQTMGAVSRVAVGQPYGSFYGQTYSGVFQNQAQIDAYVNANGGKLLPDAKPGDFIWQDNNGDGKIDEDDKVNLGSSIPKYTFGLTVNLNYKNFDFMVFAQGQAGNKIFQGLRRLDVVDANYQTKILNRWTGEGSTNENPRVTRNDPNHNYTWMSNYYLQKGDYVRVKIVQLGYTLPQDITSRFGMSKVRLYITGENLFTFTKYTGYDPEIAGRNNSEQDIIGVDRAYYPQARTFLLGANIQF, translated from the coding sequence ATGAATGTAAGAATATCGAGAAATTTAGGAGTGATTGCCGTCCTCTATTTTACGGCTAACTTCAGTGGCCAGACTAAAAAGGACACGCTTTCTAAGGAAAACAAAATAGATGAGATTGTAGTGATTGGTTATGGGACCCAGAAGAAGTCTAATGTAACCGGGGCAATCGCAAGTATTAAAGCCAGTGATATAGAAAACATCCCTACCGGTAAGCCGGAACAGGTGTTGCAGGGAAGGGCTGCAGGGGTTTCTGTAGTAACTAATTCCGGACAACCGGGTGCTGCTGCAACAGTTCGAGTTCGTGGAATCACCAGTTTTGGAGCCGGAAGTAATAGTCCGTTATGGGTGGTAGATGGTATTGTGGTGGATAATATCGGCTGGCTTAATCAGTCTGATATAGAAAGTATTGAAGTGCTGAAAGATGGAGCATCATCTGCAATTTATGGAGTTTCTGCGGCAAAAGGAGTAATCCTGGTTACCACAAAAAAAGGGAAGAAAGGAAAACTGGTTCTTTCCTATAATGGATTTTACGGATTTTCGAATACCGCTAAAAAGCTGGACCTTTTGGATGCCACTCAATATGCCAAAATTATTAATGAAGGTTTTGTAAATGACGGACAGGCTCCTCGTTTTGCAAATCCTGAATCCTTTGGAAAAGGAACAAACTGGCAGGATACCATTTTTGGAACAGGAGAAAAATCTTCCCATGAAGTAAGTATTACGGGGGGTAATGATAAATCCAGTTACTATACATCGTTCGGGTATTTCGATCAGACAGGTATTGTAATGACGGATATCTCTTATTATAAAAGAATCAATGCAAGATTCAATTCAACCCATAAGGTTACAGATTATTTAACATTAGGGCAGACTTTTGCCTATACCCATACAAAATCTCAGGGCGTAAGCGCTAACGAAGAATACGGTGGGCCGTTAGCTTCAGCAGTTAACTTAGATCCAATTACACCAGAAGTGGTTACAGATTGGTCTCAGGTAGATCCGGGTGGTTATACAGATCCTTATATTATCCGTGATCCCAATGGCAATCCTTATGGAATTTCGCGTTATGTAAATAATGAAATGACCAATCCAAGAGCTTTTCGTGCTATTCAGCAGGGAAATTACAATTGGTCTGATGATTTTGTAGGGAATATTTTTGCTGAACTTAAATTTCTTAACCACTTCACATTCAAGTCGAGCTTAAATGGAAAGAAATCATATTGGGGCAGTCGAACCTTTACACCCAAGTATTATTTAAGTCCAAGCTACAGAAGTACAAGTTTTAACAGCCTGAATAAGGTGGATGAGAATAAATTTGAATGGAGTATGGAAAATACCCTGACTTATCAAAATAAATTTGGAGATCACAGTCTAAGTATTTTAATTGGGCAGGGAGTATATCGATATAATGTATCAGGTGGGGCCAGCTTAACCTACAGTAATCTGCCAATTGATAGCTGGCAGGATGCTTCTTTTAACTTTGATGTTCCTCAGGATGATATTACAGCAAAAGGATGGGACGGAATTCAAACCCGTAAGGCATCTTATTTTGGTAGGATCATTTATGACTATGCTGATAAATATTTATTTACAGGGACTATTCGTAGAGATGGATCTTCAAAATTTGCGACCAACCATCATTGGGGAACTTTTCCGTCAATGTCTGTAGGATGGAATGTTCATAAAGAAGATTTCTGGCCGGAAAATAAGGTGATTAATAACATGAAACTGAGAGGGGGTTATGGGGTTTTAGGAAATGATGAGATGGAAAACTTCAGATTTGCAAGTTTTATGGTTTCAGGAAGTAATTATACCACTCCAGGAAACAATATTATTATAGGATATGCTCCAAGTACATTAGAAAACCCTAATCTTAAATGGGAACAAACAAGCCAGTTGAATATTGCAGCAGATTTTAAACTATTCAATAATTTTACTTTTACAGCAGATTGGTATAAGAAGAAAACTACTGATATTTTAAGACAAATTAATATTCCAGGTTATGTAGGAGTTCCTAATTTACCTTGGTCAAATGTAGGAGATATGGAAAACTCAGGACTTGAGCTTGAGTTGGGGTACAAAAAAAATTGGCAGGATTTCAGTATATCGGTTAACGGAAACTTTGCTACCATAAAAAATAAAGTGTTGCGATTAGAGGATGATATCAATTACTTCAATCTCGCTTCTTTCCAGACTATGGGAGCGGTATCAAGAGTAGCTGTGGGGCAGCCCTATGGATCGTTCTATGGGCAGACGTATAGCGGTGTTTTCCAGAATCAGGCACAAATTGATGCTTATGTAAATGCCAATGGAGGCAAACTTTTACCGGATGCAAAACCTGGGGATTTTATCTGGCAGGATAATAACGGAGATGGTAAAATTGACGAGGATGATAAAGTGAATTTAGGAAGTTCTATTCCAAAATATACTTTCGGACTTACGGTTAATTTGAATTACAAAAACTTTGATTTTATGGTATTTGCCCAAGGACAGGCAGGTAATAAAATTTTCCAGGGACTAAGAAGGTTGGATGTTGTGGATGCCAATTATCAGACAAAGATTTTAAACCGCTGGACAGGAGAGGGTTCTACTAATGAAAATCCAAGGGTTACCCGAAATGATCCTAACCATAATTATACATGGATGTCAAATTATTATCTTCAGAAAGGAGATTATGTGAGAGTGAAAATTGTTCAGTTAGGATATACACTTCCTCAGGATATTACCAGCCGTTTCGGAATGAGTAAAGTGAGACTCTACATCACAGGAGAAAACCTTTTCACTTTCACTAAATACACCGGATATGATCCGGAAATTGCAGGAAGAAATAATTCTGAACAGGATATTATAGGGGTGGACAGAGCTTATTATCCACAGGCCAGAACATTCTTGCTGGGAGCAAATATTCAATTTTAA
- a CDS encoding patatin-like phospholipase family protein, whose translation MKKLLILGTVIFSLFLKSQQINDSLNARLQNVTKDTKFGLALSGGGAKGFAHIGILKMIDSLGIKVDYITGTSMGGILGGLYAMGYNADQLKKTIYKVDWNRILSNKIPYNKVNISEKDEYDKYILEFPVVKGVPTLPSSYIEGQYMGEVLNTLTFNAKHINDFSKLRIPVELTSSDIENGGLIMQKKGSLPLAIRSTLAIPAAFAPVYIDGKLLVDGGLDRNYPANEVRQMGADFVIGGYTGFRLFTKKEIENPMKMIYQTHAIRSVEDFKHQKALSNILVDFVDPLGDITTKDFARFRKIIKIGEIEAKKHLPEFVALAEAQKKLGIKYEHEMIEEVRLPTTKFTFNEENGTPLADEVEIAVIKKELGLTEGKYYDVKTVNEAIDRVFGVRQYEKVYYTYTNEGDGLVMNIFVKKVKKGAFKLALHYDTEQSVGIIVNYTYRNILANRSRFLATIDISERFKARLAYQRFLGSGDHWWIDLEAKMVHLKSNDLIFRTFGYDDEDSTTKFPNHMYRNITGKVALNYNITPNAFISLGTEFSTERMYTLLDKIDQAKVDNFSKKLYNHSNFNAFLKFEQNNLNKRYFSTKGNHLQVSTRLYFGDQYELYDLQVVQPQLYPILNPKNPDYFLAKNLVSFTLNENFAHPITRRLAAKVNLFLGTSFGSYREDTVPYFFLNQKYNIGGSEYNYDLLNPEFNGLRQKELPMNSVAKLGISLQYRIMKRLYLTPSFSYGKVSEEFSPFNDSFEMFGYGVNLGYESLIGPINLNISRNNQLDFSRIYFSIGFKF comes from the coding sequence ATGAAAAAACTCCTGATTTTGGGAACTGTCATTTTTTCTCTTTTTCTTAAATCCCAACAGATTAACGATTCTCTGAATGCCAGATTACAAAATGTAACCAAAGATACAAAGTTTGGTTTGGCGCTGAGTGGAGGTGGTGCAAAAGGATTTGCCCACATCGGAATTCTGAAAATGATAGACTCCCTTGGAATTAAGGTAGATTATATCACCGGAACCAGTATGGGCGGTATCTTGGGCGGTTTATATGCAATGGGATATAATGCAGACCAGTTAAAGAAAACCATTTATAAAGTTGATTGGAACAGGATTCTGAGCAATAAAATTCCATACAACAAGGTCAATATCAGTGAAAAGGATGAGTATGATAAATATATTCTGGAGTTTCCGGTTGTGAAAGGGGTTCCAACGCTTCCCAGTTCCTATATTGAAGGTCAGTATATGGGCGAGGTTTTGAATACACTCACCTTTAACGCGAAGCATATCAATGATTTCAGCAAATTAAGAATTCCTGTAGAACTTACTTCCTCAGATATTGAAAACGGAGGTTTGATTATGCAGAAAAAAGGATCTCTGCCGCTTGCAATTCGGTCTACACTGGCTATTCCTGCAGCTTTTGCTCCTGTTTATATTGATGGAAAACTATTGGTAGATGGTGGATTGGATAGGAATTATCCGGCCAATGAAGTTCGGCAGATGGGTGCCGACTTTGTGATTGGTGGTTATACAGGATTCAGGCTTTTTACCAAAAAAGAGATTGAAAACCCAATGAAAATGATCTACCAGACTCATGCCATCCGTTCCGTTGAAGATTTTAAGCACCAGAAGGCTTTATCCAACATTTTGGTAGACTTTGTAGATCCTTTGGGAGATATTACCACAAAAGATTTTGCAAGGTTCAGAAAGATCATTAAAATAGGTGAAATAGAAGCCAAAAAGCATCTTCCTGAATTTGTTGCATTGGCAGAAGCTCAGAAAAAGCTGGGTATTAAGTACGAACATGAAATGATTGAGGAGGTAAGGCTTCCTACAACTAAATTTACCTTCAATGAAGAAAATGGCACTCCGCTTGCCGATGAAGTCGAAATTGCAGTTATTAAAAAGGAGCTCGGCCTGACAGAAGGGAAATATTATGATGTGAAAACCGTTAATGAGGCGATAGACAGAGTATTTGGAGTACGCCAGTACGAAAAAGTATATTATACCTATACCAATGAAGGTGATGGTCTTGTGATGAATATTTTCGTTAAAAAAGTTAAGAAAGGAGCTTTTAAGCTGGCTCTTCACTATGATACAGAGCAATCTGTGGGAATTATTGTGAACTATACTTACAGAAATATTCTGGCTAATAGATCCAGATTTCTGGCTACCATCGATATTTCAGAACGTTTTAAAGCAAGATTGGCTTACCAGCGTTTTCTGGGGAGCGGCGACCATTGGTGGATAGATCTTGAAGCTAAAATGGTTCATCTTAAAAGTAATGATTTGATTTTTAGGACATTTGGGTATGATGATGAAGACTCCACGACAAAGTTTCCTAACCACATGTATCGGAATATTACCGGAAAAGTGGCTTTGAATTATAATATTACTCCTAATGCTTTTATTTCTTTGGGAACGGAATTCAGTACAGAAAGGATGTATACCTTGCTGGATAAAATAGACCAGGCAAAAGTAGATAATTTTAGTAAAAAGCTCTATAATCACAGTAATTTTAATGCTTTTTTGAAATTTGAACAGAATAATCTGAATAAAAGATACTTTTCTACCAAAGGAAATCATCTTCAGGTAAGTACAAGGCTTTATTTCGGAGATCAATATGAGCTGTATGATCTTCAAGTTGTGCAGCCTCAGTTATATCCTATTTTAAATCCTAAAAACCCGGATTATTTTTTAGCAAAGAACCTCGTATCATTCACTCTGAATGAAAACTTTGCTCATCCTATTACAAGAAGGCTGGCAGCGAAGGTTAATCTTTTTCTGGGAACAAGTTTTGGTTCATACAGAGAAGATACAGTACCTTACTTTTTCCTCAATCAGAAGTATAATATTGGGGGGAGTGAATACAATTACGATTTGTTAAATCCTGAATTTAATGGCCTTCGTCAGAAAGAATTGCCTATGAATTCTGTGGCTAAACTAGGTATATCGCTTCAGTACAGAATCATGAAAAGATTATACTTAACGCCTTCCTTCAGCTATGGAAAAGTAAGTGAGGAGTTTTCTCCTTTCAATGACAGCTTTGAAATGTTCGGCTATGGAGTAAATCTTGGATATGAATCTCTTATAGGCCCAATCAATCTTAATATTTCCAGAAATAACCAACTTGATTTTTCAAGGATATATTTCAGTATCGGATTTAAGTTTTAA
- a CDS encoding NUDIX hydrolase — translation MKIKDTKSKETLQELIDTKDFVAHISVDCTIFGFHNNILKVLLLKYHDLDLWSLPGGFVFNDEDLREAAERVLYERTHLKGLFLKQFHTFGRIDRTENNVHQILLRNKGIEVPEDHWIFQRFITVGYCSLIDFSLTNTFPDAFNESCEWFEVNNLPKMAFDHDRIIETGLEYLRMNINTEVAASNLLPEKFTMKDLQALYETILGQKFRRNNFQRKILSLNILDRLEKLYDGSANKAPYLYKFKTEVHNATNQYPISNDEEV, via the coding sequence ATGAAAATCAAAGACACAAAAAGCAAAGAAACACTTCAGGAACTGATCGACACAAAGGATTTCGTTGCTCATATTTCTGTAGACTGTACGATATTCGGCTTTCACAATAATATTCTGAAAGTCCTATTGTTAAAATATCATGATCTGGATCTATGGTCACTTCCTGGTGGTTTTGTTTTCAATGATGAAGACCTGAGGGAAGCCGCAGAGCGTGTTTTGTATGAAAGAACACACCTTAAAGGTTTATTTTTAAAGCAATTTCATACGTTTGGAAGAATAGACCGTACAGAAAACAATGTTCATCAGATCCTTCTTAGAAATAAAGGGATTGAAGTACCGGAAGATCACTGGATCTTTCAAAGGTTTATTACGGTAGGATACTGCAGTCTTATCGATTTTTCACTGACCAATACTTTTCCGGATGCTTTTAATGAAAGCTGTGAATGGTTTGAGGTGAACAATCTTCCCAAGATGGCATTTGATCACGACAGAATTATAGAAACCGGACTGGAATACCTGAGAATGAATATCAACACTGAAGTGGCAGCCAGTAATCTTCTTCCTGAAAAATTTACGATGAAGGACCTTCAGGCTCTTTATGAAACTATTTTAGGACAGAAATTCAGAAGAAATAATTTCCAACGAAAAATATTAAGCCTAAATATCCTTGATAGATTGGAAAAGCTATACGACGGTTCTGCTAACAAGGCTCCATATCTGTATAAATTCAAGACTGAGGTTCATAATGCCACTAATCAGTATCCTATCTCCAATGATGAGGAGGTTTAA